In one Pseudodesulfovibrio tunisiensis genomic region, the following are encoded:
- a CDS encoding LL-diaminopimelate aminotransferase yields the protein MSNFKLADRLAMLPPYLFAAIDKAKAEVAAQGMDIISLGIGDPDLPTPDFIIEALHEAAKKPVNHQYPSYIGMLAFRQAVADWYKERFNVDLNPNTEIVSLIGSKEGIAHFPLAFINPGDLAIVATPNYPVYPVATNFAGGRVKYFPLLEENDFLLDLDAIDEDTWREAKMIFVCYPNNPTAATATPEFYRKLVDKAREFNVIVVSDLAYSEIYYDPAKKPLSIMETPGAKDVAIEFHSLSKTYNMTGWRIGMAVGNPQLVAGLGKVKENVDSGIFQAVQEAAVAALRHGEPHAEKFRAIYKERRDVVSHALNKIGIRHRVPDASFYLWCNTPEGHTSSEFVTSVLKQTGVVLTPGNGFGKPGEGYFRISLTVNNDLLEEAVSRISKL from the coding sequence ATGTCAAATTTCAAGCTCGCTGACAGGCTGGCCATGCTGCCCCCGTACCTTTTCGCCGCCATCGACAAGGCAAAGGCGGAGGTCGCGGCACAGGGCATGGACATCATCAGCCTGGGCATCGGCGACCCGGATCTGCCCACTCCCGATTTCATCATTGAAGCGCTTCATGAAGCCGCGAAAAAGCCCGTGAACCACCAGTATCCGTCCTATATCGGCATGCTGGCGTTCCGGCAGGCCGTGGCGGACTGGTACAAGGAGCGGTTCAATGTGGATCTGAACCCGAACACGGAAATCGTGAGCCTGATCGGGTCCAAGGAGGGAATCGCGCACTTCCCCCTGGCATTCATCAACCCCGGGGATCTGGCGATCGTGGCGACGCCGAACTATCCGGTCTATCCGGTTGCCACCAATTTTGCGGGTGGAAGAGTCAAATATTTCCCGCTGCTTGAGGAAAACGACTTCCTGCTCGATCTCGACGCCATCGACGAAGACACCTGGCGCGAGGCCAAGATGATTTTCGTGTGCTACCCGAACAACCCCACGGCAGCCACGGCCACCCCTGAATTCTACAGAAAACTGGTGGACAAGGCTCGTGAGTTCAACGTGATCGTGGTGTCGGATCTGGCATACTCGGAAATCTACTACGATCCGGCCAAAAAACCGCTTTCCATCATGGAAACCCCGGGCGCCAAGGATGTGGCCATCGAATTCCATTCCCTGTCCAAGACCTACAACATGACGGGCTGGCGCATCGGCATGGCCGTCGGCAACCCGCAGCTCGTGGCCGGTCTCGGCAAGGTCAAGGAAAACGTGGATTCCGGCATCTTCCAGGCTGTTCAGGAAGCGGCAGTCGCCGCTCTCAGGCACGGCGAACCTCACGCCGAAAAATTCAGGGCCATCTACAAGGAACGCCGCGACGTGGTGAGCCATGCCCTAAACAAGATCGGCATCAGGCATCGCGTGCCCGACGCATCCTTTTATCTCTGGTGCAACACCCCCGAAGGCCATACTTCGTCCGAATTCGTGACCAGCGTCCTGAAGCAGACAGGCGTGGTGCTCACCCCGGGCAACGGCTTCGGCAAGCCGGGAGAAGGGTATTTCCGCATCTCCCTGACCGTGAACAATGATCTGCTCGAGGAGGCGGTATCACGGATATCCAAACTGTAA
- the folK gene encoding 2-amino-4-hydroxy-6-hydroxymethyldihydropteridine diphosphokinase: protein MQTVTCYVGLGSNMGEPEDNLNEALARLETYGDEITLKRQSEYYQTEPQGEIKDQPWFTNQVVELEIDAEIWSPEGFLSTCKAIEGQLGRTCGKKDGPRPLDMDILLWGDSVQESDFLTIPHPRATRRAFVLIPLKEIAPDLVFPDGTTIDQALDSISYRMEDRKIWQD from the coding sequence ATCCAAACTGTAACCTGCTACGTCGGCCTTGGTTCCAACATGGGCGAACCCGAGGACAACCTGAACGAGGCTCTGGCGCGGCTGGAAACCTATGGTGACGAGATCACCCTGAAGCGGCAGTCCGAATACTACCAGACCGAACCGCAGGGCGAGATCAAGGATCAGCCCTGGTTCACGAATCAGGTGGTGGAACTGGAAATCGACGCGGAAATATGGTCTCCGGAAGGCTTTCTGTCCACCTGCAAGGCCATAGAAGGACAGTTGGGTCGAACCTGCGGGAAAAAGGATGGTCCGCGTCCACTGGACATGGACATCCTTCTCTGGGGGGATTCCGTTCAGGAAAGCGATTTCCTGACCATTCCGCATCCCAGAGCGACCAGGAGGGCGTTCGTGCTCATCCCGCTGAAGGAAATTGCCCCGGACCTCGTGTTTCCCGACGGAACCACAATCGACCAGGCACTCGATTCCATTTCCTACAGGATGGAAGACAGGAAGATCTGGCAGGACTAA
- a CDS encoding transcriptional regulator has protein sequence MLKFVIIGVALFIVYKLFMGDKKKREMNQAKETKRKVATGEMVKDPICGTYVKKDGDIRVREGDKVHVFCSYECRDKYLKQLEAVTIEKEDD, from the coding sequence ATGCTGAAATTTGTAATCATAGGCGTTGCCCTGTTCATTGTGTACAAGCTGTTCATGGGCGACAAGAAGAAGCGGGAGATGAACCAGGCCAAGGAAACCAAGCGTAAAGTCGCTACCGGCGAAATGGTCAAGGACCCTATCTGCGGGACCTACGTCAAAAAGGACGGAGACATCCGCGTCAGGGAAGGGGACAAGGTTCATGTGTTCTGTTCCTATGAGTGCCGGGACAAGTATTTGAAGCAGCTTGAAGCGGTGACCATTGAAAAGGAAGACGACTAA
- a CDS encoding tetratricopeptide repeat protein — MKAPLFHSSFLAALFCALLLAGAGPADAAPAESFEHWLEKYGAWDQLEKEYATQESVATSETSTLKRAEVYLNLNSPDKALEIVEMTPAFDDDPSEASRLWIGGQAHRALGDLSRAVLWFSQASRHMDDKTLAARCKAEPRLDIVWRDAWRNLLWTCDANFTASREAQLKTLNESLEIAEKVWGGPFWEKARFILERISGTAIAEAAPQTSTSSTPPATTAVSPNDTRVIGMAAAALSLQQFDKARELLNTISASTVRQFWLDLESFLESGSSNLNMAPYRAEGYLKPLAFWSGDILSRYAENRDAWFLGNPDSTPWTRFRNELLDMAPAEAYQAIDKELGSMLISEQTARLLRNFKLAYALTHGETVLASSLWANVDKRNLPLSLKLAGMLLFKENLKDVLTSDTRLSFQEAPLLSSLSGAAGLDLAASHEAPFWTAISDDQLEDFATDTYPMDRLLLLAYWQQRLGAGEDVNLAKRAAFLFKGTSFGIQSLLSLADHEVRKKDLRLAAFYLNQINERMLPEPLRASWLDAKIRLELESGRPDKALETYTELVSLSNDMVPAMTRLRVALLLQQRRNFKAAERELLALWEQRGSLSTELQAETLFWLGEGEQGMGNSRKALDYYLKLAWQYPQENIWALTAMYRASIIYERNGKYETAKRLLGTVVKQADRKEQRDAAKARLAAIEKKMGRKTDRKSALVYPF; from the coding sequence ATGAAAGCACCTCTCTTCCATTCCTCTTTTCTGGCTGCATTGTTTTGCGCCCTGCTTTTGGCTGGCGCCGGACCTGCTGACGCGGCTCCCGCGGAATCCTTTGAGCACTGGCTTGAAAAATATGGCGCATGGGACCAATTGGAAAAGGAATATGCGACTCAGGAATCGGTTGCGACTTCCGAAACATCCACCCTCAAGCGCGCCGAGGTGTATCTGAACCTCAACTCGCCGGACAAGGCCCTGGAGATCGTGGAAATGACTCCGGCCTTTGACGACGATCCTTCAGAGGCTTCCCGGCTGTGGATCGGCGGTCAGGCACACCGGGCCCTTGGAGACCTCTCCCGCGCCGTGCTCTGGTTTTCCCAGGCATCCCGGCACATGGACGACAAGACACTGGCCGCCCGCTGCAAGGCGGAACCTCGGCTTGATATTGTCTGGCGCGATGCCTGGCGCAATCTTTTATGGACATGTGATGCCAATTTCACCGCCTCTCGGGAGGCCCAACTGAAAACCCTGAATGAAAGCCTTGAGATTGCGGAAAAAGTCTGGGGAGGTCCATTCTGGGAGAAAGCCCGCTTCATTCTTGAGCGCATCTCCGGAACCGCCATAGCGGAAGCAGCTCCTCAGACCTCGACATCAAGCACTCCTCCTGCCACCACTGCCGTCTCCCCGAACGATACTCGCGTTATCGGCATGGCCGCTGCCGCGCTCTCCCTTCAGCAATTCGACAAGGCCAGGGAACTGCTGAACACGATATCCGCTTCAACCGTCCGCCAATTCTGGCTCGATCTGGAATCCTTTCTCGAATCGGGAAGCAGCAATCTGAACATGGCCCCCTACCGCGCCGAAGGCTATCTCAAGCCCTTGGCGTTCTGGTCCGGAGACATTCTTTCCCGGTATGCGGAAAACCGGGACGCATGGTTCCTCGGCAATCCCGATTCCACGCCGTGGACCCGATTCCGCAACGAGCTTCTGGACATGGCCCCTGCCGAAGCCTATCAGGCCATCGACAAGGAGCTGGGATCCATGCTCATTTCCGAACAGACCGCCAGACTCCTTCGCAACTTCAAGCTGGCCTATGCACTGACGCACGGAGAAACCGTTCTGGCCAGCTCCCTCTGGGCCAATGTGGATAAACGGAACCTCCCTCTTTCATTGAAACTGGCAGGAATGCTTCTCTTCAAGGAAAACTTGAAGGATGTTCTGACGTCCGATACTCGACTTTCATTTCAGGAAGCCCCTCTCCTCTCCTCCCTGAGTGGCGCTGCAGGGCTGGACCTTGCGGCTTCCCATGAAGCCCCCTTCTGGACCGCGATTTCCGACGACCAACTGGAAGATTTTGCCACGGACACCTACCCGATGGATCGTCTGCTTCTCCTCGCCTATTGGCAGCAGCGCCTTGGCGCCGGAGAAGACGTCAATCTGGCCAAACGAGCCGCCTTCCTTTTCAAGGGAACTTCCTTCGGCATCCAAAGTCTGCTTTCACTGGCCGACCACGAAGTCCGCAAAAAGGATTTGCGGCTTGCCGCCTTCTATCTGAATCAGATCAACGAACGCATGCTGCCCGAACCTTTGCGCGCCTCCTGGCTCGATGCCAAAATTCGGTTGGAACTGGAATCCGGACGGCCGGACAAGGCTCTTGAGACATATACCGAGCTGGTCAGTCTTTCCAATGACATGGTACCCGCCATGACGCGGCTTCGCGTGGCCCTGCTTCTGCAGCAACGCCGCAATTTCAAGGCGGCGGAACGCGAGCTGCTCGCACTCTGGGAACAACGGGGCTCGCTCTCGACCGAACTTCAGGCCGAAACCCTGTTTTGGCTCGGAGAAGGAGAACAGGGCATGGGCAACAGCCGCAAGGCGCTGGATTATTACCTCAAACTGGCCTGGCAGTACCCGCAGGAAAATATCTGGGCTCTGACCGCCATGTACCGCGCATCCATCATTTACGAGCGCAATGGGAAATACGAAACCGCCAAACGACTGCTCGGAACCGTGGTCAAACAAGCCGACCGCAAGGAACAACGCGACGCCGCAAAGGCCCGACTCGCCGCCATCGAGAAGAAGATGGGCAGAAAGACCGACAGAAAAAGCGCGCTGGTCTACCCCTTCTAG
- a CDS encoding transporter, translating to MSNGMVLPRGKVTACVKAKYVHKDKLFDGSTEKKGNYNGKYDRVNMLYQMTAKAGIFDNFEARIMVPFWDKQVKRKAGITPKHVDTDNLSGLGDVVIMGRYALMSQRKGDWMNLAIGAGLKLPTGDADHKNPLPFSKTHKYMGPGGQLGTGSWDPKFELGATRFMGRSRVDAHFMYTIPGDGAHGSRKGNQFLYNLGYGYALNKYFDLELELNGVAQESHRYDHASTVNTGGHTIFLTPGVHWKITDKCHLSLGVPLVMYRNLNGEPGTPERLGKFGLGEEFQVVTRLGFSF from the coding sequence ATGTCCAATGGGATGGTGCTTCCCAGGGGAAAGGTCACGGCCTGCGTCAAAGCCAAATACGTGCACAAGGACAAACTGTTTGACGGCAGCACGGAAAAAAAGGGGAATTACAACGGAAAATACGACCGGGTGAACATGCTCTATCAAATGACGGCAAAAGCCGGCATTTTCGATAATTTCGAAGCCCGCATCATGGTCCCCTTCTGGGACAAGCAGGTGAAACGCAAAGCAGGGATTACCCCGAAGCACGTCGACACCGACAATCTGTCCGGACTTGGCGATGTTGTCATCATGGGCCGCTATGCCCTGATGAGCCAGCGCAAGGGCGACTGGATGAATCTGGCCATCGGAGCGGGCCTGAAACTTCCCACGGGGGATGCCGACCACAAGAATCCCCTGCCCTTTTCCAAAACCCACAAGTACATGGGCCCGGGCGGCCAACTCGGCACCGGCTCCTGGGACCCGAAATTCGAACTTGGCGCGACCAGATTCATGGGACGCTCCCGCGTCGACGCGCACTTCATGTACACGATCCCGGGCGATGGTGCGCATGGTTCCCGCAAGGGCAATCAGTTCCTGTACAATCTGGGGTACGGCTATGCCCTGAACAAGTACTTTGACCTTGAACTGGAACTGAACGGCGTAGCTCAGGAATCACATCGATACGATCATGCCTCGACAGTGAACACCGGTGGGCACACCATATTCCTGACCCCGGGCGTTCATTGGAAAATCACGGACAAATGCCATCTGTCACTCGGCGTCCCTCTGGTCATGTATCGCAATCTCAATGGCGAACCCGGAACTCCGGAACGCTTGGGCAAATTCGGGCTGGGTGAAGAATTCCAAGTCGTTACCCGCCTCGGGTTCAGTTTCTAA
- a CDS encoding ABC transporter substrate-binding protein has protein sequence MKNRKLMLLTLCLTFLFSVVAFGTAFAHPHPVPQKIRAIMIGDRLVDVALKLGVIPEAMSVRASIWSKGDQLRLATQLLGCPNRVTVKEPETVPNYMKTHGITRVIIERNEKFCLYFPKVKPESAAELVKDIPGVTVEFVDFGQGVAPAIMQTARLLNVEEHGRRVVAEYEKQMAKVEKNMPKGLGKRVLILNGNYSDLSGKGFVRIEAPGGYSDQYILTPLGCRNAADAMISDTMKITKGHVSGGRLRGLAKANPDVIVATGDAFAVQLALKKAIARNPELSQIPAIRNNAVYSLPFYGDSGVLEYPHIFRQWSQALQQ, from the coding sequence ATGAAAAACAGAAAATTGATGTTGCTGACCCTGTGCCTGACCTTTCTCTTTTCGGTCGTGGCCTTTGGTACGGCCTTTGCCCATCCGCATCCGGTTCCGCAAAAAATCAGGGCCATCATGATCGGAGACCGTCTCGTGGACGTCGCTCTGAAGCTTGGCGTGATTCCCGAAGCCATGTCGGTCCGTGCATCGATCTGGTCAAAAGGGGATCAGTTGCGTCTGGCGACCCAATTGCTCGGCTGCCCCAACCGGGTCACGGTCAAGGAGCCGGAAACCGTGCCCAACTACATGAAGACTCACGGAATTACCCGTGTCATCATTGAAAGAAATGAAAAATTCTGCCTGTATTTCCCCAAAGTCAAACCGGAAAGTGCAGCCGAATTGGTCAAGGATATCCCCGGAGTGACAGTCGAATTCGTGGACTTCGGCCAAGGGGTTGCCCCGGCCATCATGCAGACCGCGCGGCTTTTGAATGTCGAGGAACATGGCAGAAGGGTTGTCGCGGAATATGAAAAGCAGATGGCAAAGGTGGAAAAAAACATGCCCAAGGGGCTCGGCAAACGCGTCCTGATCCTGAACGGCAATTATTCCGACCTGTCCGGCAAAGGCTTTGTCCGAATCGAAGCCCCGGGCGGCTATTCCGACCAGTACATCCTGACTCCGCTGGGTTGTCGCAATGCCGCTGACGCCATGATCTCGGACACCATGAAGATTACCAAGGGGCATGTCTCGGGCGGCAGGCTCAGAGGGCTTGCCAAGGCTAATCCCGACGTCATCGTGGCGACAGGCGACGCGTTTGCCGTCCAGCTCGCCCTGAAAAAGGCTATCGCCAGGAATCCGGAACTCTCGCAAATTCCGGCCATCCGCAACAATGCCGTATACAGCCTTCCGTTTTACGGAGACTCCGGCGTGCTGGAATACCCCCACATATTCCGCCAATGGAGCCAGGCACTGCAGCAATAG
- a CDS encoding AzlC family ABC transporter permease gives MTQIHFRLTTASIRIGALQTIPVALSVLAYGTVYGLLAREADMTLLEAALSSGLVYAGSAQFVALDMWTHPLPVMALIVTTLIVNLRHILMGASLAPWMQGIPPRTSCGLLFFLVDESWALTIGALNKKTADMGFLLGCGIVLWFTWMGATLSGYLLGAAIPSPEKFGLDFAFTAVFLALLAGLWRDNRDLPAWVVAGATALCAHHFIPGKWYIILGGLAGSLTGLWRDRG, from the coding sequence ATGACACAAATTCATTTTCGTCTCACCACGGCATCCATCCGCATTGGAGCGCTACAGACAATTCCCGTGGCCCTGAGCGTTCTGGCCTACGGCACGGTTTACGGTCTGCTGGCACGAGAGGCAGACATGACACTGCTCGAAGCCGCCCTGTCCAGCGGACTGGTCTATGCGGGCTCCGCGCAATTCGTTGCTCTGGACATGTGGACACATCCCCTGCCGGTCATGGCCCTGATCGTTACGACGCTGATAGTCAACCTGCGGCACATTCTCATGGGCGCGTCGCTCGCTCCGTGGATGCAGGGCATTCCTCCGCGCACCAGTTGCGGCCTGCTGTTCTTCCTCGTGGATGAAAGCTGGGCACTGACAATCGGCGCGCTCAACAAGAAAACGGCCGACATGGGATTCCTTCTTGGCTGCGGAATCGTGCTCTGGTTTACATGGATGGGCGCAACGCTGAGCGGATACCTGCTCGGGGCAGCCATTCCGTCTCCGGAAAAATTCGGACTGGATTTCGCCTTCACCGCAGTATTCCTTGCACTGCTGGCCGGACTGTGGCGGGACAACAGAGACCTGCCCGCGTGGGTTGTAGCCGGAGCAACAGCCCTGTGCGCCCACCACTTCATCCCCGGCAAATGGTACATCATCCTCGGGGGACTGGCCGGGAGCCTGACCGGACTTTGGAGGGATCGTGGATAA
- a CDS encoding AzlD family protein: MDNDSILAIGGMALVTYLTRICGPFFVRLVKGNHRLEACLAQLPASILAALLAPLVFATGPAEAVAAGITLVIAFKCKSMPLALMAGVCSVAFLRQLQMFGA; encoded by the coding sequence GTGGATAACGACAGCATTCTGGCCATAGGCGGCATGGCACTGGTCACCTACCTGACACGAATCTGCGGCCCCTTTTTTGTTCGGCTGGTCAAGGGCAACCATCGTTTGGAAGCCTGTCTGGCCCAATTGCCTGCAAGCATTCTGGCTGCTCTGCTCGCCCCTCTGGTATTTGCAACAGGCCCGGCCGAAGCCGTTGCCGCAGGCATCACCCTTGTCATCGCCTTCAAATGCAAAAGCATGCCTCTCGCTTTGATGGCTGGCGTCTGTTCCGTCGCATTTCTCAGGCAATTGCAGATGTTCGGAGCATAA
- the secG gene encoding preprotein translocase subunit SecG, with translation METILIVVHVLVCIFLIVLVLLQSGQEGMGVIFGGGSSSMFGSSGAGGLLAKVTAGLAALFLLTSLGYNVLTGNKVADQDSIMMQGEGVVKPIVPAEQQKPAIQFKDSGEAKSE, from the coding sequence TTGGAAACCATACTGATAGTTGTTCACGTTCTTGTTTGCATTTTCCTGATCGTCCTGGTGCTGCTGCAGAGCGGCCAGGAGGGCATGGGAGTTATTTTCGGCGGAGGCAGTTCCTCCATGTTCGGCAGTTCTGGTGCAGGCGGTCTGCTTGCCAAGGTGACCGCCGGACTTGCCGCGCTTTTTCTTCTGACTTCCCTGGGCTACAACGTGCTTACGGGCAACAAGGTTGCGGATCAGGACTCCATCATGATGCAGGGCGAGGGCGTGGTGAAACCCATTGTCCCGGCCGAGCAGCAGAAACCGGCGATCCAGTTCAAGGATTCCGGGGAGGCCAAGTCCGAATAG
- the tpiA gene encoding triose-phosphate isomerase yields the protein MKKLMAANWKMYKTWDQACATARELVQLAAKQLPEDREVLVFPPFTALRGVSEAFASSDFMTGGQDFYPGEEGAFTGEISPMMLDDAGAVYGLTGHSERRHVLGEPDELVAAKTAYGLDKGLNVILCIGERIEERKAGKVEDVLKRQLEIGLQDVPRDVDPERLSIAYEPVWAIGTGEVAGPEEIKAAHGFIRKILLDIFGEKANEIRILYGGSVKSANCAEIISLDNVNGVLVGGASLQGESFSQIVLA from the coding sequence ATGAAGAAATTGATGGCAGCCAACTGGAAGATGTACAAGACCTGGGATCAGGCATGTGCCACGGCCCGGGAGCTGGTCCAACTGGCCGCAAAACAGCTTCCTGAGGATCGGGAAGTGCTTGTTTTTCCGCCTTTTACTGCCTTGCGTGGCGTTTCCGAGGCTTTTGCTTCCTCCGACTTCATGACCGGAGGGCAGGATTTTTATCCCGGGGAGGAAGGTGCGTTTACCGGCGAAATTTCTCCCATGATGCTGGACGATGCCGGGGCGGTTTACGGCTTGACCGGACATTCCGAACGCAGGCATGTTCTGGGCGAGCCCGATGAGCTTGTTGCGGCCAAGACTGCCTATGGTCTGGACAAGGGGTTGAACGTCATCCTGTGCATCGGGGAAAGGATCGAGGAAAGAAAGGCCGGAAAAGTCGAGGACGTGCTCAAGCGGCAGCTGGAGATCGGCCTTCAGGACGTGCCGAGGGATGTTGATCCGGAGCGGTTGAGCATTGCCTATGAACCTGTCTGGGCCATCGGTACCGGAGAGGTTGCCGGGCCTGAGGAAATCAAGGCCGCGCACGGTTTCATCAGAAAAATCCTTTTGGATATCTTTGGTGAAAAGGCGAATGAAATCAGAATATTGTACGGCGGAAGTGTCAAATCTGCCAATTGTGCCGAGATCATTTCCCTTGACAATGTCAATGGTGTGTTGGTAGGAGGCGCGAGTTTGCAGGGCGAAAGCTTCAGCCAGATTGTACTGGCTTAA
- a CDS encoding phosphoglycerate kinase: MQFIDQLDITNKKLLFRVDFNVPLDGKTITDDNRIRAALPTLQYALDRNAAVIVCAHLGKPKGEVHPELSLAPVAARLAELLECNVDLAPDCVGNEVERMAAELKPGRILMLENLRFHKEEQGKTPEDRGDFGARLASLADIYVNDAFGVAHRANASVVDIPAHSPICCAGFLLKKEWEYLGKALKNPARPYVAISGGAKVSTKLGILHNLLGKVDDIIIGGAMANTFMLAKGYEVGRSLVEKDLVDEARTIMDKAESSGSTLHLPTDFVYAEDVKAQKASGVCAADAIPANSMALDIGPETAAAFNAVLKKAKTIVWNGPMGLFEVPAFAEGSLSLCRTMADLEDALTIVGGGDTDAVVHQAGLADRFSFISTGGGSFLEFLEGKELPGFKALKECVKK; the protein is encoded by the coding sequence ATGCAATTCATAGATCAACTTGATATCACGAACAAAAAGCTTCTTTTTCGTGTCGATTTCAATGTGCCTCTGGATGGGAAAACCATTACGGACGACAACCGTATTCGTGCGGCGCTTCCCACATTGCAATACGCGCTGGACAGGAATGCCGCTGTGATCGTCTGTGCGCATCTGGGCAAGCCCAAGGGAGAGGTCCATCCCGAGCTTTCGCTTGCGCCTGTTGCCGCGCGCCTTGCCGAACTTCTGGAATGCAACGTGGACCTGGCTCCGGATTGCGTGGGCAATGAAGTGGAACGCATGGCCGCCGAATTGAAGCCCGGCCGGATTCTGATGCTGGAGAACCTGCGGTTTCACAAGGAAGAGCAGGGCAAGACCCCGGAAGATCGCGGCGACTTCGGTGCCCGGCTTGCTTCCCTGGCCGACATCTATGTCAATGATGCCTTTGGTGTGGCCCATCGGGCCAATGCCTCGGTCGTGGACATTCCGGCTCACAGTCCGATCTGCTGCGCCGGCTTTCTGCTGAAGAAGGAATGGGAATATCTCGGGAAAGCCCTGAAGAATCCGGCGCGTCCCTATGTGGCCATTTCCGGTGGAGCCAAGGTTTCCACCAAGCTGGGCATTCTGCACAACCTGCTGGGCAAGGTGGATGACATCATCATCGGCGGAGCCATGGCCAACACGTTCATGCTTGCCAAGGGCTACGAAGTCGGTCGTTCTCTTGTGGAAAAGGATTTGGTGGACGAGGCCCGGACCATCATGGACAAGGCCGAATCCAGCGGTTCCACGCTCCATCTGCCCACGGATTTCGTGTATGCCGAAGATGTCAAGGCCCAGAAGGCTTCGGGAGTTTGCGCTGCGGATGCCATCCCCGCAAACAGCATGGCTCTGGACATCGGCCCTGAAACAGCAGCCGCGTTCAATGCGGTTTTGAAAAAGGCGAAAACCATAGTCTGGAATGGACCCATGGGATTGTTTGAAGTTCCGGCATTTGCCGAAGGCTCCCTGTCCCTTTGCCGGACCATGGCCGACCTTGAGGATGCCCTGACCATCGTGGGCGGAGGCGACACCGATGCCGTGGTGCATCAGGCCGGACTTGCGGACAGGTTCAGCTTCATCTCCACTGGCGGTGGTTCCTTTCTCGAATTTCTCGAAGGCAAGGAGCTTCCCGGCTTCAAGGCCTTGAAGGAGTGCGTGAAGAAATGA
- the rimI gene encoding ribosomal protein S18-alanine N-acetyltransferase codes for MIQKMPVGYILGDQGKGRRLASSTTSTRPSNLLSGSRKAFLFVIACTYLNCFALRLNYVYTASQGFSRIMSAQSRSGKTSFNVIRLGENDVDDLIALESLCFAYHWTREQFLLGLERNAFVVFGIREAERLVGYIAFSVILDEMEILNIAVHPDARRRGMGAVLLESALAYSREKQVAKSFLDVKESNAPAIALYEKYGYKQIGVRKKYYPDTREDALLYRCDL; via the coding sequence GTGATACAGAAGATGCCGGTGGGCTACATCCTTGGGGATCAGGGCAAGGGGCGGCGGCTGGCATCATCCACCACTTCGACCAGACCGTCGAACCTCTTGTCGGGTTCAAGAAAGGCGTTTCTGTTTGTCATTGCCTGCACGTACCTGAATTGTTTTGCTTTACGTTTAAACTATGTATACACTGCATCACAGGGATTTTCCAGAATTATGAGTGCCCAGTCCCGATCAGGCAAAACGTCGTTCAATGTCATTCGCCTTGGCGAAAACGACGTGGATGACCTTATTGCCCTTGAATCCTTATGTTTTGCCTATCATTGGACCAGAGAGCAGTTTCTGCTCGGTCTGGAACGAAATGCCTTTGTCGTCTTCGGCATTCGAGAAGCCGAACGACTTGTCGGCTACATCGCGTTTTCCGTGATTCTGGATGAAATGGAAATTCTCAATATCGCGGTCCATCCCGATGCCAGACGGCGGGGGATGGGCGCGGTCCTGTTGGAGAGCGCGCTTGCGTACTCCCGGGAAAAACAGGTGGCCAAAAGTTTTCTGGACGTAAAGGAAAGTAATGCGCCGGCCATAGCCCTTTATGAAAAATACGGGTACAAGCAGATTGGCGTCCGAAAGAAATATTACCCGGACACCCGGGAGGACGCCCTGCTTTATCGTTGTGACCTGTAG
- a CDS encoding NUDIX domain-containing protein produces MLVLIFDPDNKIYLQKRSRKKQFYPGRWDVSASTHTEPGESFSEAAVRVVRDKLGLETDRLHFVRQLPACPETGFEFVSIFALHRNTLTITPNPEAVDEGYYYSREELTCLVRNFRELLTPQLVTLWETGTIDS; encoded by the coding sequence GTGCTGGTGCTCATCTTTGATCCGGACAACAAGATATATCTACAGAAGAGAAGCAGAAAGAAACAGTTCTACCCGGGCCGCTGGGATGTTTCCGCAAGTACGCACACCGAACCGGGCGAATCGTTTTCCGAAGCTGCGGTCCGTGTGGTCCGGGACAAGCTCGGGCTTGAAACCGACCGCCTGCACTTCGTGCGGCAACTCCCCGCCTGCCCGGAAACCGGGTTTGAATTCGTTTCCATTTTTGCCCTGCATCGAAATACGCTCACCATAACGCCCAACCCGGAAGCTGTGGACGAAGGCTATTACTATTCAAGAGAAGAACTGACCTGTCTGGTCAGGAACTTTCGGGAACTGCTTACTCCGCAGCTCGTCACCCTGTGGGAAACCGGAACCATTGATTCCTGA